The following are encoded together in the Oncorhynchus nerka isolate Pitt River linkage group LG23, Oner_Uvic_2.0, whole genome shotgun sequence genome:
- the tomm20a gene encoding translocase of outer mitochondrial membrane 20, which yields MMGAKTSTMVAGVAGALFIGYCVYFDRKRRSDPNFKKRLQERRSKQKSSQEKTVLRLPDLKDAEAVQKFFLEEIQLGEELLAQGDCETGVDHLTNAIAVCGQPQQLLQVLQQTLPPPVFQMLLTKLPTISQRIVSAQSLAEDDVE from the exons ATGATGGGGGCTAAAACCAGCACCATGGTCGCTGGGGTGGCCGGAGCCCTGTTCATTGGATACTGCGTTTATTTCGATCGAAAACGACGAAGTGACCCGAACTTCAAGAAAAGACTACAAGAAC GCAGAAGTAAACAGAAGTCTTCCCAAGAGAAGACTGTACTAAGG CTACCTGACCTGAAGGATGCAGAAGCTGTACAGAAGTTCTTCCTGGAGGAGATCCAACTGGGAGAGGAGCTGCTAGCACAAG GAGACTGTGAGACGGGTGTAGACCATCTAACaaatgccatagctgtgtgtggtCAGCCCCAGCAGCTGCTCCAGGTGTTACAGCAGACTCTGCCTCCTCCAGTGTTCCAGATGCTGCTCACCAAACTGCCCACCATCAGCCAG agaATCGTGAGTGCTCAGAGTTTGGCAGAAGATGATGTTGAGTGA